One stretch of Blastocatellia bacterium DNA includes these proteins:
- a CDS encoding OsmC family protein: protein MAEEHTFSLEMERIQDFEFHVRFDWDHLEPLTVDEPEPIGKRKGPNAARLLGAAVGNCLSASLLFCLQKARLDVKSLKTTVTGFLQRNERGRWRVVRLDVSIVVDVPGQEPQRTGRCLDIFEDYCVVTASVRKGIEVNVLVRDPQGNILLQQGTPGTQLPGDAP from the coding sequence ATGGCAGAAGAACACACATTTTCACTCGAAATGGAGCGAATCCAGGATTTCGAGTTTCACGTTCGGTTTGACTGGGACCACCTGGAGCCGCTCACGGTAGATGAACCCGAGCCCATCGGTAAAAGGAAAGGTCCGAATGCCGCTCGCTTGCTGGGAGCGGCCGTGGGAAATTGCCTGAGCGCCAGTTTATTGTTCTGCTTGCAAAAAGCTCGCCTGGATGTAAAAAGTCTGAAGACCACCGTGACCGGCTTTTTGCAAAGAAACGAACGGGGTCGGTGGCGCGTCGTGCGGCTGGATGTGTCAATCGTCGTTGACGTTCCCGGCCAAGAGCCTCAGCGCACCGGCCGATGCCTGGACATCTTTGAAGACTACTGCGTCGTCACGGCGAGCGTGAGAAAAGGAATCGAGGTTAACGTGCTCGTCCGTGATCCCCAAGGCAACATCCTGTTACAACAGGGGACTCCGGGCACGCAATTGCCGGGCGACGCACCGTGA
- the gcvPB gene encoding aminomethyl-transferring glycine dehydrogenase subunit GcvPB — MRKPEYHVTRSESLIFERSRPGRRAYSLPPLDVPETALEQLIEKRFLRSGPIEGMPELSEVDVVRHYTRLSRWNYAVDLGLYPLGSCTMKYNPKLNEKVARFDGFINHHPYTPEELSQGSLQVIKWLEELLCEITGMKAGTLIPAAGAHGELTGLMLIRACLQSRGNPRKKVLIPDSAHGTNPASATVCGYGVQTIRSNERGLVDVEALRRAMTDEVAALMLTNPNTLGLFEEEIEEIVRIVHDAGGLVYMDGANFNAFLGIARPGDMGIDVIHLNLHKTFSTPHGGGGPGAGPVFVGETLEPFLPVPRLVRTTEGTVRLDFDRPQTIGRIRAFYGNFGVLVRALCYILTLGADGLREVAEAAVVNANYIAHHLKDTYDIPYPGGIMHEVIFSDKWQRPYGVRNVDIAKRLIDYGFHPPTMSFPLIVPGALMVEPTDTECREELDLFIEAMKAIARECRENPDLVRHAPHTTRIGRLDEVTAARKPVLRWRPAEPTSGAEQSR; from the coding sequence ATGAGAAAGCCTGAGTATCATGTCACGCGAAGTGAATCGCTCATCTTCGAGCGGTCTCGACCGGGCCGTCGCGCCTACAGTTTGCCTCCTCTGGATGTCCCGGAAACGGCCCTGGAGCAGCTCATCGAGAAACGATTTCTCCGGAGCGGTCCCATCGAAGGGATGCCGGAGTTGAGCGAAGTGGATGTCGTTCGCCATTATACCCGATTGTCGCGCTGGAACTATGCGGTGGATCTCGGCCTCTATCCGCTGGGGTCCTGCACGATGAAATACAACCCCAAACTGAACGAAAAGGTGGCGCGATTCGACGGTTTCATCAATCATCACCCCTACACACCGGAGGAGCTGTCGCAAGGAAGCCTCCAGGTCATCAAATGGCTGGAAGAGTTACTCTGCGAAATCACCGGGATGAAGGCGGGAACGTTGATTCCGGCGGCCGGCGCTCATGGCGAACTGACCGGACTGATGCTCATCCGCGCCTGCCTTCAGTCTCGCGGTAATCCGCGAAAGAAGGTCCTCATCCCCGATTCCGCTCACGGAACGAATCCCGCCAGCGCCACCGTCTGCGGTTATGGCGTTCAGACCATCCGCTCGAATGAGCGCGGTCTGGTGGACGTCGAAGCCCTTCGCCGGGCAATGACTGACGAGGTCGCCGCTCTCATGCTCACCAATCCCAATACGCTCGGCCTCTTCGAAGAGGAGATCGAGGAGATCGTGCGCATCGTTCACGACGCCGGCGGACTCGTCTACATGGATGGAGCCAATTTTAATGCCTTCCTCGGCATCGCGCGTCCCGGAGATATGGGGATTGATGTCATCCACCTCAACCTGCACAAGACCTTCTCCACCCCTCATGGAGGCGGCGGACCGGGTGCGGGCCCGGTATTTGTTGGCGAGACGCTCGAACCCTTCCTCCCTGTTCCCCGTCTCGTTCGCACGACTGAGGGAACGGTGAGGCTGGATTTCGACAGGCCTCAGACCATCGGGCGCATTCGCGCCTTTTATGGGAATTTCGGCGTGCTCGTGCGCGCTCTCTGTTACATCCTGACTCTTGGAGCCGATGGTTTACGTGAAGTCGCCGAAGCCGCCGTCGTCAATGCCAACTACATCGCCCATCACTTGAAGGACACCTACGACATCCCCTATCCCGGCGGCATCATGCACGAGGTCATTTTCTCGGATAAGTGGCAGCGTCCTTATGGTGTGCGCAACGTGGATATTGCCAAGCGCCTCATTGATTATGGCTTTCATCCGCCGACGATGTCGTTTCCCCTCATTGTCCCGGGAGCGCTCATGGTGGAACCGACCGATACCGAGTGCCGCGAAGAGCTGGACCTCTTCATCGAAGCGATGAAGGCCATCGCCCGGGAATGTCGGGAGAATCCTGATCTCGTGCGTCATGCACCTCATACGACGCGCATCGGTCGGCTGGATGAAGTCACGGCAGCCCGCAAACCCGTGCTGCGCTGGCGACCGGCCGAGCCAACCTCCGGAGCCGAACAATCGCGGTAG
- a CDS encoding TIGR03668 family PPOX class F420-dependent oxidoreductase: MDVKSLVRSARVARLATASPDGRPHVVPICFAYDGTFFYSVVDRKPKRVPPDELVRVRNIRANPQVCLLIDHYEEDWSRLCYVLIPAEAEVVTAGEDHRRAIALLRSKYSQYEAMDLGESLIIKIRPRRMIYWSMT; this comes from the coding sequence ATGGACGTGAAATCCCTCGTGCGCTCGGCTCGCGTCGCACGCTTAGCGACGGCAAGTCCCGACGGTCGGCCCCACGTCGTCCCCATCTGCTTCGCTTACGATGGAACGTTCTTTTACTCGGTGGTTGATCGAAAGCCCAAGCGCGTTCCTCCCGATGAGCTTGTGCGGGTGAGAAATATCCGGGCGAATCCGCAGGTCTGCCTCCTCATTGATCACTACGAGGAGGATTGGAGTCGCTTGTGCTACGTTCTCATTCCGGCAGAAGCGGAGGTGGTGACGGCGGGGGAAGATCACAGGCGAGCGATCGCGCTCCTGCGCTCGAAGTATTCTCAATACGAGGCGATGGATCTCGGCGAGAGCCTGATCATCAAAATTCGGCCCCGTCGGATGATCTACTGGAGTATGACATGA
- a CDS encoding zf-HC2 domain-containing protein codes for MTCQDLFARLSEYIDGELPGGLCDQIETHLSDCPQCRVFVHTLRQTVEICRQLPSRPLPEALRQDLKRMLQAELRKRVRRSRG; via the coding sequence ATGACATGCCAGGACCTTTTCGCTCGCCTATCGGAATACATTGACGGAGAGCTTCCCGGAGGACTCTGCGATCAAATCGAAACGCATCTGTCGGACTGCCCACAATGCCGCGTGTTTGTTCACACATTGCGACAGACGGTGGAGATCTGTCGGCAACTCCCCTCTCGCCCTCTACCCGAAGCCCTGCGCCAAGACCTCAAACGAATGCTTCAGGCCGAACTGCGCAAGCGAGTCCGCCGATCGCGCGGATAA
- a CDS encoding DUF2892 domain-containing protein, whose product MTLERYLRLIAGSFVLASLLLGYYVNPAWFLFTGFVALNLIQSAFTNWCPMMTFLRRLGVKSESGNMISDRV is encoded by the coding sequence ATGACACTTGAGCGATATTTGCGGTTGATTGCAGGAAGTTTCGTCCTTGCCAGCCTGCTTCTGGGCTACTATGTTAATCCCGCCTGGTTCCTCTTCACGGGCTTTGTCGCGTTGAACCTGATCCAATCGGCGTTCACGAACTGGTGCCCGATGATGACCTTCTTGCGACGGCTCGGCGTGAAATCGGAAAGCGGCAACATGATCTCCGACCGAGTGTGA
- a CDS encoding type II CAAX endopeptidase family protein yields the protein MTYIFVSPRTGRIRVGWRVTIFFLLLAIAFGLLGFAAGFVFMVVSRTLPTDETLREQLGTPGYELILYALQIAAAVMASAICLRWLDRRRLGSIGYQRHRGWGRDLLLGMAVAAGMISLIVVIQVVSGTLTLRVSEALTTRLSHGVWSYALIFLIAACFEELVFRGYPLQTLLLDVRPGVAIAVPSVIFGLAHLLNPSWSWLALINTIMAGVWLSVGYYKTRSLWFVTGAHFSWNFTMGTVYGLNVSGLPDAARVALFTASHQGPQWITGGDYGPEGGILASIILVGATIWLWRANWLRPAPESLEGLTPASPASAMPVTEEKNNT from the coding sequence ATGACTTACATCTTCGTTTCTCCCAGGACGGGTCGCATTCGAGTGGGGTGGCGAGTGACCATCTTTTTCCTCTTGCTCGCCATCGCCTTTGGCCTATTAGGATTCGCCGCCGGATTTGTCTTCATGGTCGTGAGCCGAACGCTTCCAACGGATGAGACGTTACGGGAGCAGCTCGGCACGCCAGGATATGAGCTTATCCTCTACGCCCTTCAGATTGCGGCGGCGGTGATGGCCTCGGCCATCTGTCTCCGCTGGCTGGATCGGCGTCGGCTGGGAAGTATCGGGTATCAACGACATCGCGGCTGGGGACGCGATCTCCTGCTGGGGATGGCCGTAGCGGCGGGGATGATCAGTCTCATAGTTGTGATTCAAGTTGTCTCCGGCACTCTTACTCTGCGGGTGAGCGAAGCCCTCACGACGCGTCTCAGTCACGGGGTCTGGTCGTATGCTCTCATTTTCCTCATCGCCGCTTGCTTTGAGGAGCTGGTCTTTCGGGGTTATCCGTTACAGACGCTCCTCCTGGATGTCCGCCCCGGCGTCGCCATCGCCGTCCCTTCAGTCATTTTTGGTCTGGCTCATCTGCTCAATCCGAGCTGGTCGTGGCTGGCGCTGATCAACACCATCATGGCGGGCGTGTGGCTTTCGGTGGGATATTACAAGACCCGCAGTCTGTGGTTTGTCACCGGCGCGCATTTCTCCTGGAACTTCACCATGGGAACCGTCTATGGGCTCAACGTGAGCGGCTTGCCGGACGCCGCGCGCGTGGCGCTTTTTACGGCCTCACATCAGGGACCGCAGTGGATTACCGGCGGCGACTACGGACCCGAAGGAGGAATCCTGGCCAGCATTATTCTTGTGGGGGCGACGATCTGGCTCTGGCGGGCGAACTGGCTCCGCCCGGCACCGGAATCGCTGGAGGGTCTCACTCCGGCGTCACCTGCATCCGCCATGCCCGTGACCGAGGAAAAGAACAACACCTGA